A DNA window from Calliphora vicina chromosome 1, idCalVici1.1, whole genome shotgun sequence contains the following coding sequences:
- the LOC135948895 gene encoding uncharacterized protein LOC135948895 codes for MRAFMVFAAIFALTQANTLGYNYDHSKVNSNINNTPFTNVEIQKEFYTYSAPDNEFNEVPNFADLTKTRKNNLRVIFIRAPENNGLTNAITNLIRSRVESKTAIYVLTKQTDIGSLSQQLQNLNTQNLNKPEVHFVKYRTQQDALNAQRAIQQQYETLGGKTQVHNGGVAPVLNFASKEPVRQSFSYTSQPSNSYIPSKPANIYLPKA; via the exons atgCGTGCTTTTATG GTATTTGCGGCAATTTTTGCTTTAACCCAAGCTAATACTCTTGGTTACAACTATGATCACAGTAAAGTCAACAGCAATATCAACAACACACCCTTTACAAATgttgaaatacaaaaagaatTCTACACATATTCTGCTCCCGACAATGAATTCAATGAGGTTCCAAATTTTGCCGATCTGACAAAAACGCGTAAAAATAATTTACGAGTTATTTTCATACGAGCTCCCGAAAATAATGGTCTAACAAATGCCATTACTAACTTGATTAGAAGTAGAGTTGAGAGTAAAACGGCCATTTATGTTCTCACCAAACAAACAGATATTGGCAGCTTGTCTCAGCAATTACAAAATCTTAATACACAAAATCTCAACAAACCCGAAGTACACTTTGTAAAATACCGCACCCAACAAGATGCCCTCAATGCCCAACGAGCTATACAACAGCAATATGAAACTTTAGGCGGTAAGACTCAAGTTCACAATGGTGGTGTTGCACCAGTCCTGAACTTTGCTAGTAAGGAACCGGTGCGCCAGTCATTCTCTTACACAAGTCAACCCAGTAATTCGTATATACCATCTAAAccagcaaatatttatttgccaaaagcttaa